In Candidatus Dormiibacterota bacterium, the genomic stretch CTTCGGATCACCGAACTCGTAGTCGAGGAAGCGCAGCTCGTAGTTCTTCCCGGTGTAGTCCGTGATCGGATTGATCTCGTCGAAGAGCTCGCGCAGACCCTCCCTCTTGAACCACTCGAAGGAGTCCAGCTGCGTCTGAATCAGGTTTCCGACCTCGAGCTTGTCGGCGATCTGTCCATAATTGACACGGCTGGAGCGGGCAGCGGTGCTCAGAACCATATGCTAGAGTTCCCCGAGAGGCGAAGGAGCCGGCTGGGAGTTGCGCGGCGGGCACAATCGCGTATCATACTACGTTCCCCGCCAGCCCTGCTTGGTCGCCCGTGCAGGCGCCAGACCGAGGGGTCAGGACCGGATGTCCTGGTGGCGGGACCGGGATGGTAACCGGCGGACGGTCATCCCAAACATGACCGCCCGCCGCCGCTGAACGAAGCCAGCTCAGCGGACCTCCACCGAGGCTCCAGCCTCCTTGAGCTTGGCCTCCACCTGGGCCGCCTCCTCCTTGGAGACGCCCTCGCGGACCGGCTTCGGAGCGCTGTCGACCAGGTCCTTGGCCTCCTTGAGGCCGAGGCCGGTGATCTCGCGGACCGCCTTGATCACGTTGATCTTGGCGTCGCCGGGGCCGGTGAGGACAACGCTGAACTCGGTCTGCTCCTCGGGCTCGGCGGCCTCGGCACCGCTCCCGCCGGCGGGAGCGGCGGCGGCGGCGACCGGCGCCGCGGCCTTGATGCCGAGCTTCTCCTCCATCAGCTTCACGGCATTGACGACGTCGAGGACGCTCCACTCCTGGAGGGCGTCGACGAACTCCTCGGGGGAAATCTTGGTGGCCATTCATGCCTCCGGCACCGGCCGCCGGAGGCGGCCGGGTGGTGGGGCCCTCGGCCCCGGTTCTTCTCGGGTTCCGCCGCTGCGCGGCGGCGCGGCTACGCCGCGGCGGCTTCCAGCTTTTCGCGGTAGGCGTCGAGCGTGGCGGCGAAGTTGCTGAGGATGGACTGCAGCGCACCCGCAAGGTGGGTGAGCGGGGACTGGATGGTGCCGGCGAGCATGCTGAGGAGCACCTCGCGCGGGGGCAGCTCGGAGAGCTGGCGGACGCCGTCGGCGTCGATG encodes the following:
- the rplL gene encoding 50S ribosomal protein L7/L12 produces the protein MATKISPEEFVDALQEWSVLDVVNAVKLMEEKLGIKAAAPVAAAAAPAGGSGAEAAEPEEQTEFSVVLTGPGDAKINVIKAVREITGLGLKEAKDLVDSAPKPVREGVSKEEAAQVEAKLKEAGASVEVR